A single genomic interval of Zobellia nedashkovskayae harbors:
- a CDS encoding xanthine dehydrogenase family protein molybdopterin-binding subunit produces the protein MADNESSEKKRKKLSRRKFLVRGGFGTLGVLAVGTYLFRNPIRRTILKKVNSMDIEYLGSTDNPMLWFELGKDNVVILHSPKVEMGQGTFTGIAQMAADELDVPFENVKVVHATTDTGNIDQFSTGGSTSISGLWQPLRELAATFREMMKIEAANKLGVSISQLSVKDGVVSANGESLTYVEISEGVTDWTIPKKPILKDISSYRFVGKPLPRVDLADKVYGAPMFGLDAEMPNMLYGAVVRPSKIGAKFISATTDKAEKMPGVVKVVSEDDFVGVVAESYMEAENAKQAIEVVWETPDNLQQDEIVAMMTVGNGTSSIIQKQGAALEGDDKVQMEFRSPIGAHAQIEPNGVVAYVEASKATIMISTQVVGITRKEVSSRLGWDVEEVNVIPTYLGGGFGRRLHTPHAVQAAVMSKAVGKPVKYIFSREEEFQHDMFRPPTHHILKGSLNEKGLLSGLEHHFVSGDVGNNSALLPNVVPTILGADVGAIRGAFIQYTGVPNHRSVYWHVDLPFATSWWRSLGLLANTFAIESFVDEMALKAGKDAIEFRLAHVNDDEAGKRLKEVMRTAGEKAGYSEEVKNGRAMGFAASVDAGTPCAHVVEVSVEDNNIRVHKVTVVLDPGLAVNPDQIRAQCEGCVIMGMSAVLFEQMKVVDGSLTPTIYGPYEMALMKHAPREIDVVLLQGKDTPGAVGEPPLGPIGAAIANAVRRLTGKRLQSMPLKLT, from the coding sequence ATGGCAGATAATGAATCCTCAGAAAAGAAGCGTAAGAAGTTATCAAGACGAAAATTTTTAGTCCGTGGTGGTTTTGGAACCTTAGGAGTACTTGCCGTAGGTACGTATTTATTCAGAAACCCTATTAGAAGAACCATCTTGAAGAAGGTGAATTCAATGGATATAGAATACTTGGGCAGTACAGATAATCCTATGTTGTGGTTTGAACTTGGAAAGGATAATGTAGTTATTCTGCATTCTCCAAAAGTAGAAATGGGTCAGGGTACCTTTACGGGTATAGCCCAAATGGCTGCAGATGAATTAGATGTTCCGTTTGAGAATGTAAAAGTAGTTCATGCTACTACGGATACGGGCAATATTGATCAATTTAGCACAGGGGGTAGTACTTCCATTTCTGGATTGTGGCAACCGCTTCGTGAATTAGCGGCAACCTTTCGTGAAATGATGAAGATTGAAGCTGCAAATAAATTAGGAGTTTCCATTTCTCAGCTTTCGGTAAAAGATGGTGTTGTTTCTGCAAATGGCGAAAGCCTCACTTATGTCGAAATCTCAGAAGGAGTAACCGACTGGACGATTCCTAAAAAACCAATTCTTAAGGACATTAGTAGTTATCGCTTTGTAGGAAAGCCATTGCCAAGAGTAGATTTAGCGGATAAAGTATACGGCGCGCCCATGTTTGGGCTGGATGCTGAAATGCCTAATATGTTGTACGGGGCAGTAGTGAGGCCTTCAAAAATAGGGGCGAAGTTTATAAGTGCTACAACGGATAAGGCCGAAAAAATGCCCGGAGTGGTGAAGGTTGTTAGTGAGGATGATTTTGTAGGTGTAGTTGCTGAATCTTATATGGAAGCGGAAAATGCCAAACAGGCTATTGAGGTGGTATGGGAAACCCCAGACAATTTACAGCAAGATGAGATTGTAGCAATGATGACAGTGGGAAATGGTACCTCTAGCATAATTCAAAAACAAGGTGCTGCATTAGAAGGTGATGATAAGGTACAGATGGAATTTAGGAGTCCTATTGGTGCACACGCACAAATAGAACCTAACGGTGTTGTCGCTTACGTTGAAGCATCTAAGGCTACTATTATGATATCTACTCAGGTAGTTGGTATAACCCGTAAGGAAGTTTCCTCCCGCTTAGGGTGGGATGTAGAAGAGGTGAATGTAATACCAACATATCTAGGCGGTGGTTTTGGAAGACGACTGCATACGCCACATGCCGTACAAGCGGCAGTAATGTCCAAAGCAGTTGGGAAACCGGTAAAATATATTTTTAGTAGGGAAGAAGAGTTTCAACATGATATGTTTCGCCCGCCAACCCATCATATTCTTAAAGGGAGTTTAAATGAAAAAGGACTGTTAAGCGGTCTTGAACACCATTTTGTGAGTGGTGATGTGGGTAATAATTCAGCATTGCTGCCAAATGTGGTTCCTACTATTTTAGGGGCAGATGTAGGTGCTATTAGAGGCGCATTTATTCAATATACGGGAGTACCTAATCATCGTTCGGTGTATTGGCATGTAGATTTGCCTTTTGCAACGAGTTGGTGGCGTAGTTTAGGCTTATTGGCTAATACCTTTGCAATTGAAAGCTTTGTTGATGAGATGGCTTTAAAAGCAGGTAAGGATGCTATTGAATTCCGTTTGGCACATGTTAATGATGATGAGGCTGGGAAACGGTTAAAGGAGGTTATGCGTACGGCAGGTGAAAAAGCTGGGTATTCAGAGGAAGTTAAAAATGGGAGAGCAATGGGTTTTGCAGCTTCCGTAGATGCGGGAACACCATGTGCGCATGTAGTTGAGGTTTCTGTGGAGGATAATAATATACGCGTGCATAAAGTAACTGTGGTATTAGATCCTGGTTTGGCGGTAAACCCAGACCAAATAAGAGCGCAATGCGAAGGCTGTGTGATTATGGGAATGAGCGCGGTTCTTTTCGAACAAATGAAAGTAGTAGATGGTTCGTTAACACCAACTATTTATGGTCCTTATGAAATGGCTTTAATGAAACACGCTCCAAGAGAAATTGATGTGGTATTGTTGCAAGGTAAAGATACACCAGGTGCCGTTGGTGAACCACCATTGGGCCCAATAGGAGCTGCGATAGCCAATGCGGTACGCAGATTGACTGGGAAACGGCTGCAATCTATGCCATTAAAATTGACCTAG
- a CDS encoding phenylacetate--CoA ligase family protein: MKQLAEKLRNKIFWSLDALKRGKLIAHYRDIAQILENYDTPESQKRRANLLKQLLNHASDTTEFYKEYKNLENLEDFPVIDKCIIRDNFDAFQSIEYIDKSKQKVSTSGSSGTPFMVYQNSNKVIRNRADTIYLQGIVGFKIGYRLYYIRQWLEKYRLNNLTRRMRNIEMVNVADFSDNYLEKLITTLRKDTSTKVLLSYSSALREICNYLERVSAKPIETNISSIIAMAEGLSDDTRDKLIKYFNTNVYLRYSNQENGILSLQLSKINNSLQINWASYFIEILHPEKDIPVEYGELGRVVVTDLFNYCTPFIRYDTGDFAIMTQDGGFFKGSPVFLRVEGRKMDIIYNTQGLVISGYNIHHLESYPDIKQFQFVQEDRAKYRIKLVTENRLKSEEIIINHFKTFLGTDASIEIVYVEEIKQLASGKRRLIINNYQKGN; this comes from the coding sequence ATGAAGCAGCTTGCCGAGAAACTCCGAAATAAAATCTTTTGGTCATTAGATGCTCTTAAAAGAGGTAAACTTATTGCGCATTATAGGGATATTGCCCAAATATTGGAAAATTATGATACGCCGGAGTCCCAGAAAAGAAGGGCGAATCTTCTAAAACAGCTTTTAAATCATGCTTCTGATACTACGGAGTTTTACAAAGAGTATAAAAACCTTGAGAATCTTGAGGATTTTCCTGTAATAGATAAGTGTATTATCCGGGACAATTTTGATGCTTTTCAGTCTATAGAATACATAGATAAATCTAAACAGAAAGTTTCTACTAGTGGGTCTTCTGGCACTCCGTTCATGGTATATCAAAATAGCAATAAAGTAATCAGAAACCGAGCGGATACTATTTATCTTCAAGGCATAGTAGGCTTCAAGATTGGATATCGCCTGTACTATATCCGTCAATGGTTAGAAAAATATCGGTTGAATAACTTGACGCGAAGAATGCGCAATATAGAGATGGTCAACGTAGCGGATTTCTCTGATAATTATTTAGAAAAACTTATAACAACCCTAAGAAAAGATACCTCAACTAAGGTGCTTTTAAGTTATTCATCAGCCTTGCGGGAAATCTGCAATTATCTTGAGCGTGTAAGTGCAAAACCTATTGAAACTAATATTTCATCTATAATTGCCATGGCAGAAGGTTTAAGCGATGATACAAGAGACAAACTCATAAAGTATTTCAATACAAACGTGTACTTACGTTACTCGAACCAAGAAAATGGTATTTTATCACTACAACTCTCTAAAATAAATAACAGTTTACAGATAAACTGGGCTAGCTATTTTATTGAAATTCTTCATCCTGAAAAAGATATTCCAGTGGAGTATGGGGAATTGGGTAGGGTAGTGGTTACTGATTTATTCAACTATTGCACCCCTTTTATTCGATATGATACAGGTGATTTTGCCATAATGACCCAAGATGGTGGCTTCTTCAAAGGATCTCCTGTTTTTTTAAGGGTTGAGGGTAGGAAAATGGATATTATTTATAATACTCAAGGTCTTGTAATATCCGGTTACAACATTCATCACTTGGAATCGTATCCTGATATAAAACAATTTCAATTTGTTCAAGAAGACCGGGCAAAATATCGTATAAAGCTGGTGACAGAAAATCGTCTGAAAAGTGAAGAGATAATTATTAATCACTTCAAGACCTTTTTAGGAACTGATGCAAGCATAGAAATAGTTTATGTTGAAGAAATAAAACAGCTTGCATCTGGTAAAAGAAGATTAATTATAAATAATTATCAAAAAGGTAACTGA
- a CDS encoding sugar transferase, translating into MYKTFIKPFFDFCVALTALVLLSLIFIVIYCILKFGKNQEPLFYQPRPGKKEEVFYIIKFKTMSDEKNLKGELLPDDKRLTRIGALMRKTSLDEIPQLINVLKGDMSLVGPRPLRVRYLPYYSSRENLRHDVKPGITGLAQVSGRNGISWDLRLELDAAYTEKMSFLFDCKILLKTLVKVFDSSVVEFSDGPDSLDEYRSDKVKHSSIE; encoded by the coding sequence ATGTATAAAACCTTTATTAAACCCTTCTTCGACTTTTGCGTTGCTCTTACTGCGTTAGTTTTGCTTTCGCTAATCTTTATTGTAATATATTGTATTTTAAAGTTTGGTAAGAATCAAGAGCCTTTGTTTTATCAACCCAGACCCGGAAAGAAGGAGGAGGTTTTCTATATAATTAAGTTTAAAACAATGTCAGATGAAAAAAACTTAAAGGGAGAACTTTTACCTGATGATAAAAGACTTACCCGTATAGGTGCATTAATGCGAAAAACATCGTTAGATGAAATTCCTCAACTCATAAATGTTCTAAAAGGAGATATGAGTTTGGTTGGGCCAAGACCCTTGCGAGTAAGGTATTTGCCTTATTATTCATCTAGAGAAAATTTGAGGCATGATGTAAAACCTGGTATTACCGGTCTTGCCCAAGTTTCTGGTAGAAACGGCATATCTTGGGACCTTAGATTGGAACTTGATGCAGCGTACACAGAGAAAATGAGCTTTTTATTTGACTGTAAAATTCTTTTAAAGACTTTGGTCAAAGTTTTTGATAGTTCGGTTGTTGAATTTTCCGATGGGCCTGATAGTTTAGATGAGTATAGAAGTGATAAAGTAAAACATAGTTCTATAGAATAA
- a CDS encoding ATP-grasp domain-containing protein — MNILFTCAGRRNYLIDYFKKEIGGNGKIIVVDSDYTAPALAAGDVAIKMPSLYHPDYLSVLNNVIRDYNVDLVIPLNDLELLLMSENKELLEAHRAKVVVSEANIISFCADKWQTYNFFKDLSIKTPLSFLKIEDVVEALSKKILSYPIILKPRWGSGSIGIEEVRSEEELYYAYKLLLIKIKRSVIANMHDDDFVDTIIFQEKIVGQEYGVDILNDFNGNYYSAFVRKKLAMRAGETDKAITVIDNKFLEIAQKLGESTKHIGIMDCDFFVVDNEIYFLEMNPRFGGGYPFSHEAGVNIPAIYLAWLRGDLDISKYIDYRPGCIFSKYDRIIKVVEQEKLNSYPPA; from the coding sequence ATGAATATTTTATTTACCTGCGCTGGCAGAAGAAATTATTTGATAGATTATTTCAAAAAAGAAATTGGCGGCAATGGTAAAATTATCGTTGTAGATTCTGATTATACAGCCCCTGCGCTTGCTGCTGGCGATGTAGCAATTAAGATGCCATCTCTATATCACCCTGATTATTTGAGCGTTCTCAATAATGTCATAAGAGATTATAATGTTGATTTAGTTATTCCTCTAAACGATCTTGAGCTGCTTTTAATGTCCGAAAATAAAGAGCTCTTGGAAGCGCATAGGGCCAAGGTTGTTGTTTCCGAAGCAAACATTATATCCTTCTGTGCGGACAAATGGCAAACTTATAATTTTTTCAAAGACTTGAGCATAAAGACACCTCTTTCGTTTCTAAAGATAGAGGATGTAGTGGAAGCCTTATCTAAGAAAATTTTGAGTTATCCAATTATATTAAAGCCTAGGTGGGGCTCTGGTTCTATAGGTATAGAGGAAGTCCGTAGTGAAGAAGAATTGTACTATGCTTATAAGTTGCTTTTAATCAAAATTAAGAGGTCGGTTATAGCCAATATGCACGATGATGATTTTGTTGATACGATAATTTTTCAAGAAAAAATAGTTGGTCAAGAGTATGGTGTGGATATACTCAATGATTTCAATGGAAATTACTATAGCGCATTCGTAAGAAAAAAGTTGGCTATGCGTGCAGGAGAAACCGATAAGGCCATAACTGTCATAGATAATAAATTTTTAGAAATAGCCCAAAAATTGGGAGAGTCTACAAAGCATATTGGAATTATGGACTGTGATTTTTTTGTTGTGGATAATGAAATTTATTTCTTGGAAATGAACCCTAGGTTTGGTGGAGGATATCCCTTTTCGCACGAGGCCGGTGTAAACATACCTGCTATATACCTTGCATGGTTGCGAGGTGATTTGGATATATCAAAATACATAGACTATAGACCAGGTTGTATATTTTCTAAATATGATAGGATTATTAAAGTCGTGGAACAAGAAAAACTCAATTCCTACCCTCCAGCGTAA
- a CDS encoding response regulator — translation MKLKVLIVEDNLIIQMFLEHIITNAGKTKVKTADNGEDALNMIEQYMPDVVLLDIGLSGALNGIETAMILKEKYKTPFVYITGNSDYTTLENAKNTEPLHILRKPIDEYELNKEFEIIRQKLLKAKLENSK, via the coding sequence ATGAAACTAAAAGTCCTAATAGTAGAAGACAACCTGATTATTCAAATGTTCTTAGAGCACATCATTACCAATGCAGGTAAAACTAAAGTTAAAACTGCTGATAATGGCGAAGATGCCCTAAACATGATAGAACAATATATGCCAGATGTGGTTCTTCTGGACATTGGTCTTTCTGGAGCACTAAATGGTATTGAGACGGCTATGATATTAAAAGAAAAATATAAAACCCCTTTCGTATACATAACTGGAAATTCAGATTACACCACCTTAGAAAATGCAAAAAACACGGAACCTCTTCACATTCTCAGAAAACCTATTGATGAGTACGAACTCAACAAGGAATTTGAAATCATAAGGCAAAAACTATTAAAAGCAAAACTGGAAAATTCTAAATAA
- a CDS encoding sensor histidine kinase — protein sequence MGKKLIITSTILFMITCVIIWNLSVQRIKLYHKNITLVEEITEKNKLKDAETRLLELYTISKKNVVFLRDLIELDLKTGIPLAITHKKLAYFLNADPNYFQARYIDLRGMEVIRVENKDSTVAKTYQYKGDRNYFIKTLHLNKGDVFVSNMDLNIEHDKVEVPHRPTVRFFTPIYIDNVLQGVVGLNLNAKNWLDSFKGQKTTFLNSKNEVFYSGGDEKLYAPSKTDLTKKDRFGNAHYYQRKISLEGNQNWTLFTEPNIVSIQNQLTEYKTSTYSTAVILTIGVMLFLSIIYSLYKKNQYINSLNKTIRDRLNERNTLLKEIHHRVKNNLQVITSLLSLQSSFIKDDKIKGLFRYSQYRINSMAIIHEMLYKSKDLSKINYGDYARRLASTLISSMKGTNKKIDLKVEADEIHLNLDTSVPLGLMVNEIITNSLKYGFKNIDEGLITVKFEKLQYPNFLMYIGDNGSGFSDEIDFRNTKSLGLKLIHMLTLQLKGNIEKDNTESGTHYILTFQEIEQIS from the coding sequence ATGGGGAAAAAACTAATAATCACATCCACTATACTCTTCATGATTACGTGTGTGATTATTTGGAATCTCTCTGTTCAACGCATAAAACTTTACCATAAAAATATTACCCTCGTTGAGGAGATAACCGAAAAGAACAAACTTAAAGATGCGGAAACACGCCTATTGGAGCTATATACTATTAGCAAGAAAAATGTAGTCTTTCTTAGAGATTTAATAGAACTAGACCTTAAAACAGGCATCCCACTAGCCATTACTCACAAAAAACTAGCCTATTTCCTTAATGCCGACCCTAATTATTTTCAAGCCAGGTATATAGATTTAAGAGGCATGGAGGTTATACGAGTGGAAAACAAGGACAGTACCGTAGCTAAAACTTATCAATATAAAGGAGACAGAAATTATTTTATAAAAACATTACACTTGAACAAAGGCGATGTTTTTGTTTCCAATATGGATCTCAACATTGAACATGACAAAGTTGAGGTACCACATAGACCCACCGTACGCTTTTTTACTCCAATATATATTGACAATGTGTTACAAGGCGTTGTAGGTCTTAACCTAAACGCCAAGAATTGGCTTGATAGTTTCAAAGGACAAAAAACCACTTTTCTAAACTCCAAAAATGAGGTTTTCTACAGTGGCGGAGACGAAAAACTATACGCACCATCTAAAACTGACCTTACTAAAAAAGACCGTTTTGGCAATGCTCATTACTACCAAAGAAAGATAAGTCTAGAAGGTAACCAAAACTGGACCCTCTTTACAGAACCTAATATTGTTTCCATTCAGAATCAATTAACAGAATACAAAACATCTACCTATAGCACTGCAGTTATTCTTACAATTGGGGTTATGCTATTCCTGAGTATTATTTATTCGCTCTATAAAAAAAATCAATATATAAATTCATTAAACAAAACTATACGAGATAGACTAAATGAACGCAATACTCTTTTAAAGGAAATACATCATAGGGTAAAAAACAATTTACAGGTCATAACAAGCCTCTTAAGTTTACAATCTAGTTTTATAAAAGACGATAAAATAAAAGGCCTTTTTAGATATAGCCAATACCGTATAAACTCTATGGCCATCATTCACGAGATGTTGTATAAATCCAAAGACTTAAGTAAAATAAACTATGGAGACTACGCACGGCGCTTGGCTTCTACCCTAATTTCTTCCATGAAAGGGACGAATAAAAAAATTGATTTAAAAGTGGAGGCAGATGAAATTCATTTAAATCTGGATACCTCCGTGCCCCTTGGGCTCATGGTGAATGAAATTATCACAAATTCTTTAAAATACGGATTCAAAAATATAGATGAAGGACTAATTACCGTCAAGTTTGAAAAATTACAATACCCAAATTTCTTAATGTACATAGGAGATAATGGTAGCGGTTTCTCTGATGAAATAGATTTTAGAAATACCAAATCATTAGGTCTAAAATTGATTCACATGCTAACATTGCAACTAAAAGGAAACATAGAAAAAGATAATACCGAAAGCGGTACACACTATATATTAACGTTTCAAGAAATTGAACAGATATCATAA
- the scpA gene encoding methylmalonyl-CoA mutase: MRNDIQHISFKKTADKSIAEQGKTDLEHLNFAAGIPPFLRGPYSTMYVQRPWTIRQYAGFSTAEESNAFYRRNLKGGQKGLSIAFDLPTHRGYDSDHERVPGDVGKAGVAIDSVEDMKILFDEIPLDKMSVSMTMNGAVLPIMAFYIVAAEEQDVSLKELTGTIQNDILKEFMVRNTYIYPPAPSMDIISDIFRYTSKHMPKFNSISISGYHMHEAGASAELELAYTLADGLEYIRTGLKAGLDIDSFAPRLSFFWGIGMNHFTEIAKLRAGRLLWAKLVKQFNPKNKKSMSLRTHCQTSGWSLTAQDPFNNVARTTIEALSAVLGGTQSLHTNALDEAIALPTDFSARIARNTQLFLKEETKVTKTVDPWAGSFYVEKLTENLTHKAWKLIEEVEEMGGMTKAIEAGIPKLRIEETAAKKQARIDSCQDTVVGVNKYQTEEDDGLQILEVDNNAVRKKQLERLATIKQNRDSKKVAEALSKLTDAAHQKMVASKDTTAKPSPSDENLLALAVEAARHRATLGEISSALEIVFGRYKANIQSISGVYSKEIKEDESFKKACRLSDQFAELDGRRPRILIAKMGQDGHDRGAKVIATGYADLGFDVDIGPLFQTPAEVAKQAVENDVHVLGVSSLAGGHKTLVPEVISELKKYGRDDIMVVVGGVIPKQDYPFLFKSGAIAVFGPGTKITEAAILVLEILINDE; encoded by the coding sequence ATGAGAAACGACATTCAACATATTTCCTTTAAGAAAACGGCAGATAAATCAATTGCCGAACAAGGCAAAACGGATTTAGAACACCTGAATTTTGCTGCTGGGATACCTCCGTTTTTACGTGGGCCTTACAGCACTATGTATGTGCAGCGCCCATGGACCATACGCCAATATGCGGGGTTTTCTACTGCTGAAGAGAGTAATGCTTTTTACCGAAGAAACTTAAAAGGAGGCCAAAAAGGTCTCTCTATTGCTTTTGACCTACCAACACACCGTGGTTATGATAGTGACCATGAACGAGTACCAGGCGATGTAGGCAAGGCCGGTGTGGCTATAGATTCTGTAGAGGACATGAAAATTCTTTTTGATGAAATTCCTCTGGATAAAATGTCCGTTTCTATGACCATGAACGGAGCGGTACTCCCTATTATGGCGTTTTATATTGTTGCTGCAGAAGAACAGGACGTATCGCTTAAAGAATTGACTGGAACCATTCAGAATGATATTCTAAAAGAGTTTATGGTGCGTAACACCTATATCTACCCTCCTGCGCCTTCCATGGATATCATTTCCGATATTTTTAGATATACCAGTAAACACATGCCAAAATTCAACAGTATTAGCATATCTGGTTATCACATGCACGAAGCGGGTGCTTCGGCAGAACTAGAACTGGCGTATACCTTGGCAGACGGACTTGAATATATTAGAACTGGTTTAAAAGCCGGACTTGATATTGATAGCTTTGCGCCACGTCTTTCTTTCTTTTGGGGTATTGGCATGAATCACTTTACAGAAATTGCCAAACTACGTGCTGGTCGCCTTTTATGGGCCAAGTTGGTCAAGCAATTTAATCCAAAGAATAAGAAATCAATGTCCCTCCGTACGCATTGTCAGACTAGTGGCTGGAGCCTTACTGCACAAGACCCGTTCAATAATGTGGCACGTACAACCATAGAAGCACTTTCTGCCGTACTGGGTGGAACTCAAAGTTTACACACAAACGCATTAGATGAAGCCATAGCGTTACCCACAGACTTTTCTGCACGGATAGCCAGAAACACGCAATTATTCCTCAAAGAAGAAACAAAAGTCACCAAAACAGTAGACCCTTGGGCCGGTAGTTTTTATGTGGAAAAGCTAACAGAAAACCTTACTCATAAAGCATGGAAACTTATAGAGGAAGTTGAGGAAATGGGAGGTATGACCAAAGCTATAGAAGCTGGTATACCCAAATTACGAATTGAAGAAACGGCAGCAAAAAAACAGGCTAGAATAGATAGCTGCCAAGATACCGTTGTAGGTGTGAATAAATATCAGACAGAAGAAGATGATGGCCTTCAAATCCTAGAAGTAGATAATAATGCCGTACGTAAAAAGCAGTTGGAGCGTCTAGCGACAATAAAACAAAATCGTGATTCCAAGAAGGTAGCAGAAGCTCTTAGTAAACTTACCGATGCAGCCCATCAAAAAATGGTAGCATCAAAGGACACCACAGCTAAACCATCTCCTTCAGATGAAAATTTATTAGCTTTAGCAGTAGAAGCTGCAAGACATAGGGCTACTCTGGGAGAAATCAGTAGTGCCTTAGAGATTGTCTTTGGCAGGTACAAAGCAAACATTCAATCCATTTCAGGGGTGTATTCAAAAGAAATAAAAGAAGACGAAAGTTTTAAGAAGGCATGTAGGCTTTCAGACCAATTTGCAGAATTAGATGGGAGACGACCCCGTATTCTAATTGCTAAAATGGGACAAGACGGGCATGACCGAGGCGCCAAAGTTATTGCTACAGGCTATGCCGATCTAGGTTTTGATGTTGATATAGGACCACTTTTCCAAACTCCCGCAGAAGTAGCTAAACAAGCTGTAGAGAACGATGTGCACGTTCTTGGAGTTTCCTCTTTGGCTGGGGGCCATAAAACGCTAGTGCCCGAAGTTATCTCAGAGTTAAAGAAATATGGTCGTGATGATATTATGGTCGTAGTAGGAGGTGTTATCCCAAAGCAAGACTATCCTTTTTTGTTTAAAAGTGGCGCAATTGCTGTATTTGGCCCAGGTACAAAGATTACCGAGGCTGCCATTCTCGTTCTAGAAATCTTAATTAACGATGAGTAA
- a CDS encoding methylmalonyl-CoA mutase subunit beta has protein sequence MKQKLFDDFKEVSAKEWKQNIQYELKGADYNQKLVWESPEGIKVKPFYHVDDIQPHAAAHKEVLAPWRITQHIVVSDISLANKSALNAIKGGAESILFTLPSVNVDFKSLLANIDYTSTSIHCQFESILTGDVERFANSTQIEKEHISFHIDPIGQLASKGNWFINMGQDLQNLYTLLQIPTTQRPKNIISINAALYQNAGGTMVQQLAYALAHANEYLNHFGSNIDTITFKVAVGSNYFFEISKIRALRRLWKLLAAEYGIVSDCHIEATPSKRNKTLYDYNMNMIRTTTECMAAILGGANSVCNLNYDFIYHKNNEFAERIARNQLVLLKEESYFDELQNPAEGAYYIENITDQLAEKGLLLFKDIEANGGFLKQLKYHTVHKKLKESAEKEQEKLNSSQEILVGSNAYTSEKDMMKDQLEVFPFLNQRKEKTLIEPILERRLTETLEKERLKSEGWQGK, from the coding sequence ATGAAACAAAAACTGTTTGACGATTTTAAAGAGGTTTCCGCAAAAGAGTGGAAACAAAACATTCAATACGAACTTAAAGGTGCGGATTACAATCAAAAATTGGTTTGGGAATCACCAGAAGGCATCAAGGTAAAACCCTTTTACCATGTAGATGATATTCAACCCCACGCCGCTGCACATAAAGAAGTTCTAGCGCCTTGGAGAATAACGCAGCATATTGTAGTCAGTGATATCTCTTTGGCCAACAAAAGTGCTCTGAACGCCATCAAAGGAGGCGCGGAAAGTATTCTTTTTACATTGCCTTCAGTAAATGTTGATTTTAAGTCGCTTTTAGCAAATATTGATTATACTTCTACTTCTATTCATTGTCAGTTTGAAAGTATTTTGACTGGTGACGTTGAGAGATTTGCGAACTCCACTCAAATTGAAAAAGAACATATTTCCTTTCACATAGACCCCATTGGTCAACTGGCATCCAAAGGAAATTGGTTTATAAACATGGGGCAGGATCTTCAAAATCTGTATACCCTTTTACAAATACCAACTACTCAAAGACCAAAGAATATCATTAGCATAAATGCTGCACTTTATCAGAATGCCGGTGGCACTATGGTTCAGCAATTGGCCTATGCCCTAGCCCACGCCAATGAATATCTAAATCACTTTGGTTCTAATATCGACACCATTACTTTTAAAGTTGCGGTAGGCAGTAATTATTTCTTTGAAATTTCAAAAATCAGGGCACTGCGTAGACTTTGGAAACTGCTAGCGGCAGAATACGGAATTGTTTCGGATTGTCATATTGAAGCAACACCTTCTAAACGAAATAAGACGCTTTACGATTACAACATGAACATGATCCGTACTACTACGGAATGTATGGCGGCCATATTGGGCGGAGCGAATAGCGTTTGCAACCTTAACTATGATTTTATCTATCATAAAAATAACGAGTTTGCGGAACGTATTGCCAGAAACCAACTGGTGCTTCTTAAGGAGGAGAGCTATTTTGACGAACTGCAAAATCCTGCAGAAGGCGCTTATTATATTGAAAATATTACGGACCAACTTGCGGAAAAAGGGTTGCTCCTCTTTAAGGATATTGAAGCCAACGGTGGTTTTCTAAAACAATTAAAATACCATACCGTTCATAAAAAATTAAAGGAGAGTGCCGAAAAAGAACAGGAGAAGTTGAACTCTTCTCAAGAAATTCTTGTAGGCTCCAATGCCTATACTAGTGAAAAGGATATGATGAAAGACCAGCTTGAAGTCTTCCCTTTTCTGAACCAGCGAAAAGAGAAAACATTGATTGAGCCCATTCTAGAAAGACGACTAACAGAGACGTTGGAAAAAGAACGATTGAAAAGTGAAGGTTGGCAAGGGAAATAA